A single genomic interval of Pyrus communis chromosome 7, drPyrComm1.1, whole genome shotgun sequence harbors:
- the LOC137740093 gene encoding uncharacterized protein isoform X2 has translation MLLPGGGIRMNSMMDDMNLIQQAQRHHLVVRELGEEIDLEIGTGDDDPSFANTPLIGGPPREPSVEDHDESKNMVMASHLPSDDQDMSKGQPVKRKKKVVKRWREEWADTYKWAYVDVKEGTARIFCSVCREYGRKHRRNPYGNEGSRNMQMSALEEHNNSLLHKEALRLQMASKDKVIADKPIYVKALMSKTAGSIVEAALKRDPHEVEFIQSVQEVVHALERVIAKNSHYVSIMERLLEPERMLVFRVPWMDDRGETHVNRGFRVQFNQALGPCRGGFRFHPSMNLSIAKFLGFEQTLKNALSPYKIGGAAGGSDFDPKGKSDNEVMRFCQSFMNEIYRYLGVDKDLPSEEMGVGTREMGYLFGQYRRLAGHFQVPETPGSFTGPRIFWSGSSLRTEATGYGLVFFAQLLLADLNKDFKGLRCVVSGSGKIALHVLEKLIAYGAIPITVSDSKGYLVDDEGFDYMKISFLREIKAQQRSLRDYSKTYARSKYYDEAKPWTERCDVAFPCATQNEIDQTDAINLVNSGCRMLVEGSNMPCTPDAVDILRKANVLIAPAVAAGSGGVVAGEFELNHECNSVNWSPEDFESKLQESMKQTYQRTLKAAADFGYQKESPESLVHGAIISAFLTIAQAMTDQGCV, from the exons ATGTTGCTACCAGGAGGTGGAATAAGGATGAACTCCATGATGGATGATATGAACTTGATTCAGCAGGCACAGAGGCATCACTTAGTGGTTCGGGAGCTTGGAGAAGAGATTGATTTAGAAATTGGAACTGGGGATGATGATCCTTCATTTGCTAACACCCCCCTTATAGGTGGTCCACCACGGGAACCTTCTGTTGAGGATCATGACGAGAGTAAGAATATGGTAATGGCTTCTCACCTCCCTAGTGATGATCAAGACATGTCAAAGGGACAGCCagtaaaaaggaagaaaaaggttGTGAAAAGATGGAGAGAGGAATGGGCTGATACCTACAAATGGGCTTATGTTGATGTCAAGGAAGGGACAGCAAGGATTTTTTGCTCTGTATGTAGAGAGTATGGTAGGAAGCATAGAAGAAACCCCTATGGAAACGAGGGTAGCCGGAATATGCAGATGAGTGCACTCGAGGAACACAACAATAGTTTGCTTCACAAAGAGGCACTTCGCCTTCAAATGGCCTCCAAGGATAAGGTCATTGCTGACAAACCCATTTATGTCAAAG CTCTTATGTCAAAAACGGCTGGATCAATTGTTGAAGCTGCACTGAAAAGGGATCCTCATGAGGTTGAGTTCATACAATCGGTGCAAGAAGTTGTTCATGCGTTAGAAAGAGTGATTGCAAAAAATTCTCA ttaTGTAAGCATCATGGAGCGCTTGCTAGAACCTGAGCGCATGCTTGTTTTTCGAGTTCCATGGAtggatgatagaggtgagacaCATGTTAACCGAGGCTTTCGAGTACAATTTAACCAGGCCTTGGGTCCATGTAGGGGTGGTTTCCGGTTTCATCCTTCTATGAACTTGAGCATTGCCAAGTTTCTTGGATTTGAACAG ACTTTAAAGAATGCCTTGTCACCATACAAAATTGGAGGGGCAGCGGGAGGTAGTGATTTTGATCCAAAGGGAAAAAGTGATAATGAG GTGATGCGTTTTTGCCAAAGTTTTATGAATGAAATCTATCGTTATTTGGGTGTTGACAAG GACCTTCCTTCAGAGGAGATGGGTGTTGGTACTCGAGAAATGGGATATCTTTTCGGACAATATAGACGTCTAGCTGGTCACTTTCAGGTACCAGAAACACCG GGAAGTTTTACAGGGCCAAGGATATTTTGGTCTGGCTCTAGTCTTCGAACTGAAGCTACCGGATATGGACTG GTTTTCTTTGCACAACTCCTACTTGCAGACCTCAATAAAGATTTCAAAGGATTAAG GTGTGTTGTAAGTGGTTCTGGAAAGATTGCATTGCATGTCCTGGAGAAGCTTATCGCATATGGCGCGATTCCCATTACAGTTTCAG ACTCGAAGGGTTATTTGGTGGATGATGAAGGATTTGATTACATGAAAATATCATTTTTGAGGGAGATCAAAGCTCAACAGAGAAGTTTGAG AGACTATTCAAAGACTTATGCTCGCTCTAAGTATTATGATGAAGCAAAACCTTGGACTGAAAGGTGTGATGTTGCGTTTCCTTGTGCTACCCAGAATGAAATTGATCAGACTGATGCCATTAATCTGGTTAATTCAGGTTGTCGTATGCTAGTAGAAG GTTCAAACATGCCATGTACACCTGATGCTGTTGATATTCTGAGAAAAGCTAATGTTCTAATCGCTCCTGCAGTGGCTGCTGGTTCTGGTGGA GTGGTTGCTGGAGAATTTGAATTGAACCACGAGTGTAATTCAGTGAACTGGTCTCCCGAGGACTTTGAATCCAAATTACAG GAATCAATGAAACAGACTTACCAGA
- the LOC137740093 gene encoding uncharacterized protein isoform X4, whose product MLLPGGGIRMNSMMDDMNLIQQAQRHHLVVRELGEEIDLEIGTGDDDPSFANTPLIGGPPREPSVEDHDESKNMVMASHLPSDDQDMSKGQPVKRKKKVVKRWREEWADTYKWAYVDVKEGTARIFCSVCREYGRKHRRNPYGNEGSRNMQMSALEEHNNSLLHKEALRLQMASKDKVIADKPIYVKALMSKTAGSIVEAALKRDPHEVEFIQSVQEVVHALERVIAKNSHYVSIMERLLEPERMLVFRVPWMDDRGETHVNRGFRVQFNQALGPCRGGFRFHPSMNLSIAKFLGFEQTLKNALSPYKIGGAAGGSDFDPKGKSDNEVMRFCQSFMNEIYRYLGVDKDLPSEEMGVGTREMGYLFGQYRRLAGHFQGSFTGPRIFWSGSSLRTEATGYGLVFFAQLLLADLNKDFKGLRCVVSGSGKIALHVLEKLIAYGAIPITVSDSKGYLVDDEGFDYMKISFLREIKAQQRSLRDYSKTYARSKYYDEAKPWTERCDVAFPCATQNEIDQTDAINLVNSGCRMLVEGSNMPCTPDAVDILRKANVLIAPAVAAGSGGVVAGEFELNHECNSVNWSPEDFESKLQESMKQTYQRTLKAAADFGYQKESPESLVHGAIISAFLTIAQAMTDQGCV is encoded by the exons ATGTTGCTACCAGGAGGTGGAATAAGGATGAACTCCATGATGGATGATATGAACTTGATTCAGCAGGCACAGAGGCATCACTTAGTGGTTCGGGAGCTTGGAGAAGAGATTGATTTAGAAATTGGAACTGGGGATGATGATCCTTCATTTGCTAACACCCCCCTTATAGGTGGTCCACCACGGGAACCTTCTGTTGAGGATCATGACGAGAGTAAGAATATGGTAATGGCTTCTCACCTCCCTAGTGATGATCAAGACATGTCAAAGGGACAGCCagtaaaaaggaagaaaaaggttGTGAAAAGATGGAGAGAGGAATGGGCTGATACCTACAAATGGGCTTATGTTGATGTCAAGGAAGGGACAGCAAGGATTTTTTGCTCTGTATGTAGAGAGTATGGTAGGAAGCATAGAAGAAACCCCTATGGAAACGAGGGTAGCCGGAATATGCAGATGAGTGCACTCGAGGAACACAACAATAGTTTGCTTCACAAAGAGGCACTTCGCCTTCAAATGGCCTCCAAGGATAAGGTCATTGCTGACAAACCCATTTATGTCAAAG CTCTTATGTCAAAAACGGCTGGATCAATTGTTGAAGCTGCACTGAAAAGGGATCCTCATGAGGTTGAGTTCATACAATCGGTGCAAGAAGTTGTTCATGCGTTAGAAAGAGTGATTGCAAAAAATTCTCA ttaTGTAAGCATCATGGAGCGCTTGCTAGAACCTGAGCGCATGCTTGTTTTTCGAGTTCCATGGAtggatgatagaggtgagacaCATGTTAACCGAGGCTTTCGAGTACAATTTAACCAGGCCTTGGGTCCATGTAGGGGTGGTTTCCGGTTTCATCCTTCTATGAACTTGAGCATTGCCAAGTTTCTTGGATTTGAACAG ACTTTAAAGAATGCCTTGTCACCATACAAAATTGGAGGGGCAGCGGGAGGTAGTGATTTTGATCCAAAGGGAAAAAGTGATAATGAG GTGATGCGTTTTTGCCAAAGTTTTATGAATGAAATCTATCGTTATTTGGGTGTTGACAAG GACCTTCCTTCAGAGGAGATGGGTGTTGGTACTCGAGAAATGGGATATCTTTTCGGACAATATAGACGTCTAGCTGGTCACTTTCAG GGAAGTTTTACAGGGCCAAGGATATTTTGGTCTGGCTCTAGTCTTCGAACTGAAGCTACCGGATATGGACTG GTTTTCTTTGCACAACTCCTACTTGCAGACCTCAATAAAGATTTCAAAGGATTAAG GTGTGTTGTAAGTGGTTCTGGAAAGATTGCATTGCATGTCCTGGAGAAGCTTATCGCATATGGCGCGATTCCCATTACAGTTTCAG ACTCGAAGGGTTATTTGGTGGATGATGAAGGATTTGATTACATGAAAATATCATTTTTGAGGGAGATCAAAGCTCAACAGAGAAGTTTGAG AGACTATTCAAAGACTTATGCTCGCTCTAAGTATTATGATGAAGCAAAACCTTGGACTGAAAGGTGTGATGTTGCGTTTCCTTGTGCTACCCAGAATGAAATTGATCAGACTGATGCCATTAATCTGGTTAATTCAGGTTGTCGTATGCTAGTAGAAG GTTCAAACATGCCATGTACACCTGATGCTGTTGATATTCTGAGAAAAGCTAATGTTCTAATCGCTCCTGCAGTGGCTGCTGGTTCTGGTGGA GTGGTTGCTGGAGAATTTGAATTGAACCACGAGTGTAATTCAGTGAACTGGTCTCCCGAGGACTTTGAATCCAAATTACAG GAATCAATGAAACAGACTTACCAGA
- the LOC137740093 gene encoding uncharacterized protein isoform X1 encodes MLLPGGGIRMNSMMDDMNLIQQAQRHHLVVRELGEEIDLEIGTGDDDPSFANTPLIGGPPREPSVEDHDESKNMVMASHLPSDDQDMSKGQPVKRKKKVVKRWREEWADTYKWAYVDVKEGTARIFCSVCREYGRKHRRNPYGNEGSRNMQMSALEEHNNSLLHKEALRLQMASKDKVIADKPIYVKALMSKTAGSIVEAALKRDPHEVEFIQSVQEVVHALERVIAKNSHYVSIMERLLEPERMLVFRVPWMDDRGETHVNRGFRVQFNQALGPCRGGFRFHPSMNLSIAKFLGFEQTLKNALSPYKIGGAAGGSDFDPKGKSDNEVMRFCQSFMNEIYRYLGVDKDLPSEEMGVGTREMGYLFGQYRRLAGHFQVPETPGSFTGPRIFWSGSSLRTEATGYGLVFFAQLLLADLNKDFKGLRCVVSGSGKIALHVLEKLIAYGAIPITVSDSKGYLVDDEGFDYMKISFLREIKAQQRSLRDYSKTYARSKYYDEAKPWTERCDVAFPCATQNEIDQTDAINLVNSGCRMLVEGSNMPCTPDAVDILRKANVLIAPAVAAGSGGQVVAGEFELNHECNSVNWSPEDFESKLQESMKQTYQRTLKAAADFGYQKESPESLVHGAIISAFLTIAQAMTDQGCV; translated from the exons ATGTTGCTACCAGGAGGTGGAATAAGGATGAACTCCATGATGGATGATATGAACTTGATTCAGCAGGCACAGAGGCATCACTTAGTGGTTCGGGAGCTTGGAGAAGAGATTGATTTAGAAATTGGAACTGGGGATGATGATCCTTCATTTGCTAACACCCCCCTTATAGGTGGTCCACCACGGGAACCTTCTGTTGAGGATCATGACGAGAGTAAGAATATGGTAATGGCTTCTCACCTCCCTAGTGATGATCAAGACATGTCAAAGGGACAGCCagtaaaaaggaagaaaaaggttGTGAAAAGATGGAGAGAGGAATGGGCTGATACCTACAAATGGGCTTATGTTGATGTCAAGGAAGGGACAGCAAGGATTTTTTGCTCTGTATGTAGAGAGTATGGTAGGAAGCATAGAAGAAACCCCTATGGAAACGAGGGTAGCCGGAATATGCAGATGAGTGCACTCGAGGAACACAACAATAGTTTGCTTCACAAAGAGGCACTTCGCCTTCAAATGGCCTCCAAGGATAAGGTCATTGCTGACAAACCCATTTATGTCAAAG CTCTTATGTCAAAAACGGCTGGATCAATTGTTGAAGCTGCACTGAAAAGGGATCCTCATGAGGTTGAGTTCATACAATCGGTGCAAGAAGTTGTTCATGCGTTAGAAAGAGTGATTGCAAAAAATTCTCA ttaTGTAAGCATCATGGAGCGCTTGCTAGAACCTGAGCGCATGCTTGTTTTTCGAGTTCCATGGAtggatgatagaggtgagacaCATGTTAACCGAGGCTTTCGAGTACAATTTAACCAGGCCTTGGGTCCATGTAGGGGTGGTTTCCGGTTTCATCCTTCTATGAACTTGAGCATTGCCAAGTTTCTTGGATTTGAACAG ACTTTAAAGAATGCCTTGTCACCATACAAAATTGGAGGGGCAGCGGGAGGTAGTGATTTTGATCCAAAGGGAAAAAGTGATAATGAG GTGATGCGTTTTTGCCAAAGTTTTATGAATGAAATCTATCGTTATTTGGGTGTTGACAAG GACCTTCCTTCAGAGGAGATGGGTGTTGGTACTCGAGAAATGGGATATCTTTTCGGACAATATAGACGTCTAGCTGGTCACTTTCAGGTACCAGAAACACCG GGAAGTTTTACAGGGCCAAGGATATTTTGGTCTGGCTCTAGTCTTCGAACTGAAGCTACCGGATATGGACTG GTTTTCTTTGCACAACTCCTACTTGCAGACCTCAATAAAGATTTCAAAGGATTAAG GTGTGTTGTAAGTGGTTCTGGAAAGATTGCATTGCATGTCCTGGAGAAGCTTATCGCATATGGCGCGATTCCCATTACAGTTTCAG ACTCGAAGGGTTATTTGGTGGATGATGAAGGATTTGATTACATGAAAATATCATTTTTGAGGGAGATCAAAGCTCAACAGAGAAGTTTGAG AGACTATTCAAAGACTTATGCTCGCTCTAAGTATTATGATGAAGCAAAACCTTGGACTGAAAGGTGTGATGTTGCGTTTCCTTGTGCTACCCAGAATGAAATTGATCAGACTGATGCCATTAATCTGGTTAATTCAGGTTGTCGTATGCTAGTAGAAG GTTCAAACATGCCATGTACACCTGATGCTGTTGATATTCTGAGAAAAGCTAATGTTCTAATCGCTCCTGCAGTGGCTGCTGGTTCTGGTGGA CAGGTGGTTGCTGGAGAATTTGAATTGAACCACGAGTGTAATTCAGTGAACTGGTCTCCCGAGGACTTTGAATCCAAATTACAG GAATCAATGAAACAGACTTACCAGA
- the LOC137740093 gene encoding uncharacterized protein isoform X3 — MLLPGGGIRMNSMMDDMNLIQQAQRHHLVVRELGEEIDLEIGTGDDDPSFANTPLIGGPPREPSVEDHDESKNMVMASHLPSDDQDMSKGQPVKRKKKVVKRWREEWADTYKWAYVDVKEGTARIFCSVCREYGRKHRRNPYGNEGSRNMQMSALEEHNNSLLHKEALRLQMASKDKVIADKPIYVKALMSKTAGSIVEAALKRDPHEVEFIQSVQEVVHALERVIAKNSHYVSIMERLLEPERMLVFRVPWMDDRGETHVNRGFRVQFNQALGPCRGGFRFHPSMNLSIAKFLGFEQTLKNALSPYKIGGAAGGSDFDPKGKSDNEVMRFCQSFMNEIYRYLGVDKDLPSEEMGVGTREMGYLFGQYRRLAGHFQGSFTGPRIFWSGSSLRTEATGYGLVFFAQLLLADLNKDFKGLRCVVSGSGKIALHVLEKLIAYGAIPITVSDSKGYLVDDEGFDYMKISFLREIKAQQRSLRDYSKTYARSKYYDEAKPWTERCDVAFPCATQNEIDQTDAINLVNSGCRMLVEGSNMPCTPDAVDILRKANVLIAPAVAAGSGGQVVAGEFELNHECNSVNWSPEDFESKLQESMKQTYQRTLKAAADFGYQKESPESLVHGAIISAFLTIAQAMTDQGCV, encoded by the exons ATGTTGCTACCAGGAGGTGGAATAAGGATGAACTCCATGATGGATGATATGAACTTGATTCAGCAGGCACAGAGGCATCACTTAGTGGTTCGGGAGCTTGGAGAAGAGATTGATTTAGAAATTGGAACTGGGGATGATGATCCTTCATTTGCTAACACCCCCCTTATAGGTGGTCCACCACGGGAACCTTCTGTTGAGGATCATGACGAGAGTAAGAATATGGTAATGGCTTCTCACCTCCCTAGTGATGATCAAGACATGTCAAAGGGACAGCCagtaaaaaggaagaaaaaggttGTGAAAAGATGGAGAGAGGAATGGGCTGATACCTACAAATGGGCTTATGTTGATGTCAAGGAAGGGACAGCAAGGATTTTTTGCTCTGTATGTAGAGAGTATGGTAGGAAGCATAGAAGAAACCCCTATGGAAACGAGGGTAGCCGGAATATGCAGATGAGTGCACTCGAGGAACACAACAATAGTTTGCTTCACAAAGAGGCACTTCGCCTTCAAATGGCCTCCAAGGATAAGGTCATTGCTGACAAACCCATTTATGTCAAAG CTCTTATGTCAAAAACGGCTGGATCAATTGTTGAAGCTGCACTGAAAAGGGATCCTCATGAGGTTGAGTTCATACAATCGGTGCAAGAAGTTGTTCATGCGTTAGAAAGAGTGATTGCAAAAAATTCTCA ttaTGTAAGCATCATGGAGCGCTTGCTAGAACCTGAGCGCATGCTTGTTTTTCGAGTTCCATGGAtggatgatagaggtgagacaCATGTTAACCGAGGCTTTCGAGTACAATTTAACCAGGCCTTGGGTCCATGTAGGGGTGGTTTCCGGTTTCATCCTTCTATGAACTTGAGCATTGCCAAGTTTCTTGGATTTGAACAG ACTTTAAAGAATGCCTTGTCACCATACAAAATTGGAGGGGCAGCGGGAGGTAGTGATTTTGATCCAAAGGGAAAAAGTGATAATGAG GTGATGCGTTTTTGCCAAAGTTTTATGAATGAAATCTATCGTTATTTGGGTGTTGACAAG GACCTTCCTTCAGAGGAGATGGGTGTTGGTACTCGAGAAATGGGATATCTTTTCGGACAATATAGACGTCTAGCTGGTCACTTTCAG GGAAGTTTTACAGGGCCAAGGATATTTTGGTCTGGCTCTAGTCTTCGAACTGAAGCTACCGGATATGGACTG GTTTTCTTTGCACAACTCCTACTTGCAGACCTCAATAAAGATTTCAAAGGATTAAG GTGTGTTGTAAGTGGTTCTGGAAAGATTGCATTGCATGTCCTGGAGAAGCTTATCGCATATGGCGCGATTCCCATTACAGTTTCAG ACTCGAAGGGTTATTTGGTGGATGATGAAGGATTTGATTACATGAAAATATCATTTTTGAGGGAGATCAAAGCTCAACAGAGAAGTTTGAG AGACTATTCAAAGACTTATGCTCGCTCTAAGTATTATGATGAAGCAAAACCTTGGACTGAAAGGTGTGATGTTGCGTTTCCTTGTGCTACCCAGAATGAAATTGATCAGACTGATGCCATTAATCTGGTTAATTCAGGTTGTCGTATGCTAGTAGAAG GTTCAAACATGCCATGTACACCTGATGCTGTTGATATTCTGAGAAAAGCTAATGTTCTAATCGCTCCTGCAGTGGCTGCTGGTTCTGGTGGA CAGGTGGTTGCTGGAGAATTTGAATTGAACCACGAGTGTAATTCAGTGAACTGGTCTCCCGAGGACTTTGAATCCAAATTACAG GAATCAATGAAACAGACTTACCAGA